Proteins from a genomic interval of Spirochaetota bacterium:
- a CDS encoding (2Fe-2S)-binding protein — translation MAGKENKIRMKINEAWHEFSLDRDITPNMTLAYLLREKLGLTGLKVSCDEGACGACTIIMDGKPVLSCLTLAVQANGHEIITIEGLPDDDPVVEAFAEQCEPGYGTALQCGFCTPGFVMSTKALLKEKPKPSLVEIKEALSGHICRCGCYAGIAQAAVHAGEKIQTRGGKS, via the coding sequence ATGGCCGGGAAAGAAAACAAAATCCGTATGAAAATTAACGAAGCCTGGCACGAGTTTTCGCTCGACAGGGATATTACGCCAAATATGACCCTGGCTTATTTGCTGCGCGAAAAGCTCGGGTTGACCGGCCTCAAGGTTTCCTGCGATGAAGGCGCCTGCGGAGCCTGTACGATTATCATGGATGGGAAACCGGTCTTATCCTGCCTCACGCTCGCCGTACAGGCGAACGGCCATGAAATAATCACCATCGAAGGACTTCCCGACGACGATCCCGTCGTAGAGGCCTTTGCGGAACAATGTGAACCCGGTTATGGGACCGCTTTACAATGCGGATTTTGCACCCCCGGCTTCGTCATGAGTACGAAGGCCCTGCTGAAAGAAAAACCCAAACCGAGTCTCGTCGAGATCAAAGAGGCCCTTTCCGGACATATCTGCCGCTGCGGCTGTTATGCGGGTATTGCGCAAGCAGCTGTCCACGCGGGGGAAAAAATTCAAACAAGGGGCGGAAAATCATGA
- a CDS encoding proline--tRNA ligase, with amino-acid sequence MRFTRYPVPTLKEDPSDAVVMNHRLMIRAGLIRKESAGMYIYLPLGFRVLRKVIEIVREEMDRAGAVEFLMPELTSADLWKESGRWETMGPELFRIRDRNSMEYALAPTHEEAFTSAMRTIISSYRDLPVNAYQINTKFRDEIRPRFGVMRSKEFIMKDAYSFDMDEKGLDASYQVMRKTYRTVFKRCGLETIPVEADTGAMGGSNSEEFMVASEVGEEVLLICPACAYKANQERAEFARLAAKESAPEELRIVETPNVRTIDELAAFFSCEPDTFLKSIIYLADGKPVMAVVPGGREINEVKLRNALKAAELELAPNNVVEEVTGAPVGFAGPVSKRTVRMIFDTGVAGIANAITGANEVDRHYAGVNPGRDFKIAEQTDITSARKGDACPRCSTAMDEKKGIEVGHIFKLGYKYTKSMELTVLDERGKAVHPIMGCYGIGVNRTMAAIVEQHYDGKGIIWPITVAPFQVHLVGIAKTEDEARAVDEIYDTLCHAGIEVLYDDRKASPGVKFADADLIGIPIRITAGKGFFQSGEVEIKLRRSTEVAKQPVGGLVTSLHSMIEEEYLKFC; translated from the coding sequence ATGAGATTTACCCGTTACCCCGTCCCCACGCTCAAGGAAGACCCGTCCGACGCCGTGGTTATGAACCACCGGCTCATGATCCGCGCGGGCCTCATCCGCAAGGAATCGGCCGGCATGTATATTTACCTGCCGCTGGGATTCCGCGTGCTCAGGAAGGTGATCGAAATCGTGAGGGAGGAGATGGACCGGGCGGGCGCCGTCGAGTTTCTCATGCCCGAGCTGACCAGCGCGGATTTATGGAAGGAATCCGGCCGCTGGGAAACCATGGGGCCCGAGCTGTTCCGCATACGGGACAGGAATTCCATGGAATACGCCCTTGCGCCCACGCACGAGGAGGCCTTCACCTCCGCGATGCGCACGATCATCTCGAGCTACCGCGACCTTCCCGTAAACGCGTACCAGATCAACACCAAGTTCCGCGACGAGATCCGCCCCCGCTTCGGCGTGATGCGGAGCAAGGAATTCATCATGAAGGACGCCTACAGCTTCGACATGGACGAGAAGGGGCTGGACGCGAGCTACCAGGTCATGCGCAAGACCTACCGCACCGTCTTTAAGCGATGCGGGCTGGAAACCATCCCCGTCGAGGCGGATACCGGCGCAATGGGGGGGAGCAATTCCGAGGAGTTCATGGTCGCCTCCGAGGTCGGTGAGGAAGTGCTGCTTATCTGCCCCGCCTGCGCCTACAAGGCGAACCAGGAGCGCGCCGAATTCGCGCGCCTCGCGGCGAAGGAGAGCGCCCCCGAGGAACTTCGCATCGTGGAAACCCCGAACGTGCGCACGATCGACGAGCTCGCCGCGTTTTTCTCCTGCGAGCCCGACACATTTCTGAAAAGCATCATCTACCTTGCCGACGGGAAGCCCGTCATGGCCGTGGTGCCCGGGGGGAGAGAGATCAACGAGGTGAAGCTCCGGAACGCGCTCAAGGCGGCGGAACTGGAGCTCGCCCCGAACAACGTGGTCGAGGAGGTCACCGGCGCGCCCGTGGGCTTCGCCGGGCCGGTGAGCAAAAGAACCGTACGCATGATTTTCGATACGGGCGTCGCGGGGATCGCGAACGCGATCACCGGCGCGAACGAGGTGGACCGGCATTACGCGGGCGTCAATCCCGGACGGGATTTCAAGATCGCCGAGCAGACCGATATCACGAGCGCGCGCAAGGGGGACGCGTGTCCCCGCTGTAGCACCGCCATGGACGAGAAGAAGGGCATCGAGGTGGGGCACATCTTCAAGCTGGGTTACAAGTACACGAAGTCGATGGAGCTCACGGTGCTGGACGAGCGCGGCAAGGCGGTGCATCCCATCATGGGGTGCTACGGGATCGGCGTGAACCGCACGATGGCCGCCATCGTCGAGCAGCACTATGACGGGAAGGGGATCATCTGGCCAATCACGGTCGCGCCCTTCCAGGTGCACCTCGTGGGAATCGCGAAGACCGAGGACGAGGCGAGGGCAGTGGACGAGATATACGACACGCTCTGCCATGCCGGCATCGAGGTGCTCTACGACGACCGCAAGGCGAGCCCCGGCGTGAAATTCGCGGACGCGGACCTCATAGGCATCCCGATCAGGATCACCGCGGGGAAGGGTTTCTTCCAGAGCGGGGAGGTCGAGATCAAGCTCAGGCGCTCCACGGAGGTTGCGAAGCAGCCCGTGGGGGGACTGGTCACGAGCCTGCACTCGATGATCGAGGAAGAGTATCTGAAATTCTGCTGA